DNA from Streptomyces rishiriensis:
CGGCCGTCAGCAGCAGCGCGAGATTGCTGCCGAGGGGGGTCAGCTCGTAGTCGACGCGGACGGGGACGGACGGGGTGACCGTGCGGGTCAGGATGCCGTCGCGTTCCAGGGAGCGCAGGGTCTGGGTGAGCATCTTCGGGCTGACGCCGGCGATCCTGCGGGCCAGGTCGCTGTAGCGCTGGGCGCCGGGGGCGAGGGCCGAGACGACCAGGCTGACCCACTTGTCGCTGAGGCGGTCCAGGAGCTGGTTGGTCGGGCAGCTGCGGAGGAAGGCGTCGTACTCGCTTCGGGCCTGCTCGCGCCGCTGGGCGGCGGTCGTGGTGGCCATGGCGGCTCTCCTCCCGGTGACGTAGGCACCTTCAGGTAACTACTTCCTCCTGGATAGTAACTCTTCCTAGGGTTGCGGCAGCAAGAGGGCAGCGGGCGGGCGGCGTGAGACACGGGAGCTTCCCGGGGAGCCGTTCGCAAGCGGTCCCACAAGTGCCAGCCATATCAGGGGAGTTGTCATGCGTGCAGCAGTGGTGCGGACGTTCGGCGGGCCCGAGGCCGTCGAGATCGTGGACGCGGAGCTGCCGGAGCCGGCCGCCCGGCAGGTCCGGATCAAGGTGGCGGCGGCCGCGCTGAACCCGGTGGACGCCGGGGTGCGCTCGGGCGTCTTCGGCGGCGCGGGCAAGCAGGTCGGACTCGGCTGGGACATCGCCGGGACGGTGGACGCGGTGGGAGTGGCCTCCGCGTGGAAGGTGGGAGAGGAGGTCGTGGCGCTCGACTACGGGATGGTCAAGCCGCTCGGCGCCCACGCGGAGTACGTCGTCGTCGACGCGGACGCGGTGGCGCTCGCGCCGGCTTCCGTGGACGCGGTGCACGCGGCGACGCTGCCGCTGAACGCGCTGACCGCCGCGCAGGCGCTGGACCTGCTGGCTCTGTCGCCGGGGCAGTCGTTGCTGGTCACGGGCGGTGCGGGGGCGGTCGGCGGGTACGCCGTCCAGCTGGCCGCGCGGCGCGGGGTGGAGGTTGCCGTGCTGGCCAGGGCACAGGACGAGGAGTTCGTCCGGTCGCTGGGGGCCATCCGCTTCGAGGGCGGCGAGGGGGGCTTCGACGCGGTGCTCGACGCGGCGGTGCTCGGCTCCGAGGCGTTGGCCCTGGTGCGGGACGGGGGCGTGTACGTGGGGGTGATCCCGCAGGCTCAGCCCGCGTCGGAGCGAGGGATACGGACCGACGCCGTCGAGGTGAGCGCGGACGGGGCCCGGCTGGCGGAGCTGGTGCGGTCGGTGGACGCGGGGGAGCTGACCCTCCGGGTGGCCGAGACCTACGCCCTGGAGGACGCGGCGAAGGCGCACGCGCGGCTGGCAGAGGGCGGAGTCCGGGGCCGTGTGGTGCTGGTCCCCTAGCGGGGGCCGCGACCCGGGCCCGCGCGGTCGAGGCGGCGTACAGGTCTCGGGCGGTGGGGGCGGGCTCAGAGGACGCGGTGCCTCGCGTACGTGGCAGGGGGGACCCCGATCGTGGTGGTGAAGTCGCGGACCAGGTGGGCCTGGTCCGCGTAGCCCAGGTCCGCGGCCAGGGCCGCCCAGTCCGCCGTCTCCTCGGCCTGCGCCCGTTCCAGGGCCTCGTGGATGCGGTAGCGCAGGATCACCCACTTGGGGCCCACGCCGACGTACGCGGCGAACAGCCGCTGGAGCAGGCGTACGGAGAGTCCCTCGTCGCTCGCGAGGTCCGCGACCTTGCGGATCGTGCGGTCGGTGCGGATGCGGTCGACGAGGGTCATCGCCAGGTCGGCCTGCGGGTCCGGGCGGGGGGTGCGGGCCGCCAGGAGATGGGCGTCGAGGGCGGCCACCCGGGCCTCCTCGTCGGCGGGGTCCAGCACCGGGGCCGGGTCGGTGCCGGTGAGGTGGACCCGGCGGCCCGTCCAGTGGGAGACCGGGTGCCCGGGGGCGAAGGGGCGGAAGCCGCCGGGGCGGAACTTGACGCCGCACACCCGCCCCCGCCCCTCCAGTTTCTGGGTGAAGAGCCCCTGCTGGACGCCGGCGATCTCGACGAAGGGCTCCTGGCCCTCGAACCGCTGGAAGACGAGGTGGACCGCGGGGTGCGGGACCACGTGCGAGACGTACGGCTCGGCCAGGTCCCAGTCGATCAGCCAGTAGTGCTCGACGTAGGGGCGCAGGGGCGGGGCCGGTTCGGGGCGGTGGAAGCGCACGCGTGCGAGGAAGTCCGCGGCGTCGACGATGCCCCGGGTGTCACGGCGTGGGGTGGCCATGTCCGGATCGTAGGACGGGGCACTGACATCGACGTCGGTAGGCGGAATAGCGGGAGCGGGGGAGGTGTTTGGCCGGTATAGTTTAACGGTCAACAACTTTGGAGGTTGAGCGACCATGCAGTTCGGGATCTTCAGCGTCGGCGATGTCACGCCGGACCCCACCACGGGCCGTACGCCGACCGAGCGCGAGCGGATCAAGGCCATGGTCGCCATCGCGCAGAAGGCCGAGGAGGTGGGCCTCGACGTCTTCGCCACCGGCGAGCACCACAACCCGCCGTTCGTGCCCTCGTCCCCGACGACGATGCTCGGTTACATAGCCGCGCGGACGGAGAGGCTGGTCCTCTCCACCTCCACCACCCTCATCACCACCAACGACCCGGTGAAGATCGCCGAGGACTTCGCGATGCTCCAGCATCTGGCCGACGGGCGCGTCGACCTCATGATGGGGCGCGGGAACACCGGCCCGGTCTACCCCTGGTTCGGCCAGGACATCCGGCAGGGCATCAACCTCGCCATCGAGAACTACGCCCTGCTGCGCCGGCTGTGGCGCGAGGACGTGGTCGACTGGGAAGGCAAGTTCCGCACGGCCCTGCAGGGCTTCACCTCCACGCCGCGCCCGCTGGACGACGTGCCGCCGTTCGTGTGGCACGGCTCCATCCGCTCGCCCGAGATCGCCGAGCAGGCCGCGTTCTACGGCGACGGCTTCTTCCACAACAACATCTTCTGGCCGGCGGACCACACCAAGCGGATGGTCGAGCTGTACCGCGCCCGGTACGCGCACTACGGACACGGCACGCCCGAGCAGGCCATCGTGGGGCTCGGCGGGCAGGTCTTCATGCGGAAGAACGCGCAGGACGCGGTGCGCGAGTTCCGTCCGTACTTCGACAACGCGCCGGTGTACGGGCACGGGCCGTCGCTGGAGGACTTCACCGACCAGACCCCGCTGACCGTCGGCTCGCCGGAGCAGGTCATCGAGAAGACGCTCAGGTTCCGCGAGTACGCAGGCGACTACCAGCGCCAGCTGTTCCTCCTGGACCACGCCGGGCTGCCGCTGAAGACCGTGCTCGAGCAGCTCGACCTGCTCGGCGAGGAGGTCGTGCCGGTGCTGCGCAAGGAGTTCGCGGTCGGCCGTCCGGCCGAGGTGCCGGACGCGCCCACCCACGAGTCGCTGCTCAAGGCGGCCCAGGCGGCCCAGCCCACCCAGGAAGGGGTGAACGTCGTATGAAGCTCGTCGTCGTCTCGGCGGGGCTGAGCGTCCCGTCGTCGACCCGGCTGCTGGCCGACCGGCTGGCGACCGCGACCGCCGGGCGGGCCTCGGCGGAGGTCGGGGTGGAGGTCGTGGAGCTGCGTGATCTCGCCGTCGAGATCGCCCACAACTTCACCAACGGCTTCCCCGGCCGGAAACTGGCGTCCGCGCTGGCCTCGGTGACGGCGGCGGACGGGCTGATCGTCGTCACCCCGGTGTTCTCCGCGTCCTACAGCGGCCTGTTCAAGTCGTTCTTCGACGTGATCGACCCGGACGCGCTGGCGGGCAAGCCGGTGCTGATCGCCGCCACGGGCGGTTCCGCGCGGCACTCGCTGGTGCTCGAGCACGCCCTGCGGCCGCTCTTCTCGTACCTGCGCGCCGTGGTCGTCCCGACCGCCGTCTACGCCGCCTCCGAGGACTGGGGCGCGGAGGGCCTGCCCGAGCGGATCGAGCGGGCGGCGGGCGAGCTGGCGACACTGATGTCGGGCCTGTCCACACCGTCCGGACCGGTGCAGACCGAACAGGGCAAGGGCACGAAGGACGAGTTCACGGTGGTGCCCTTCGCCGACCAGCTGGCCGCACTGGCCGCCCGCTGAGCGCCGGACGATGACCTCCTGATCGCCGGGCGGGAAGGCGCGGCCCGCCCGGCGCTCGAGGAGATCCGGTCCGTCCGGCAGGGGAGGACGAGGCCGTACGGCCCGGAGCGGGGGTCCGGGGACGGCAGCCCGCGAGCAGAGCACGCCCACCCGGACGGTGAGAGCCCAGTAAGAAGGGTGATCGTAGGACCGTCCCCACCGCCCAACCGCCGGAGGCCTTGCCAGACTGGCCTGGTGCCTCCCACCGTGCTGCTCGCCGAAGACGACCGTGCCATCCGCAACGCCCTGGAACGCGCCCTGACGCTGGAGGGCTACCGGGTGACCGCGGTCGCCGACGGCGTCGAGGCGCTGGCACACGCCCACAAGAACCCGCCGGACGTGCTCGTCCTCGACGTGATGATGCCCGGCATCGACGGCCTCCAGGTCTGCCGGGTGCTGCGCGCCGAGGGCGACCGCACGCCCATTCTGATGCTGACCGCGCTGGTGGAGACCGCCGACCGGATCGCCGGTCTGGACGCGGGCGCCGACGACTACGTCGTGAAACCGTTCGACGTCGAGGAGGTCTTCGCCCGGCTGCGGGCGCTCCTGCGCCGCACCAGCCCCGACACCGCCCCCGAGGCCGCCACGCCGGTGCCGGAGGCCCCGAAGCGGGGTACGGAGCGGGGTCCTGAGCGGCACGTGGACGCGGCCGGGCTGCGGATGGACCCACAGGCGCGGCGGGCGTGGCGGGGCGGACGCGAACTGGAACTGACCCGCACCGAGTTCGAGCTGCTGGAACTGCTGGTGCGCAACGCCGGGATCGTCCTGGACCACTCCACGATCTACGACCGTATCTGGGGCTACGACTTCGGTCCCGGCTCCAAGAACCTCGCCGTCTACGTCGGCTATCTGCGCCGCAAGCTCGACCAGCCGGGTGCCCCGCAGCTGATCCACACCGTGCGCGGGGTGGGTTACGTGCTGCGGGAGGACTGAGTGGGTGAGTGGGTGAGTGGCGCAGAGCGAGCGGCCCGGGGCCGACGGTGAGACGGGGGACCGTGAGACGGGCCGACTGTGAGACGAGGACGACGGTGAGACGAGGACGCGAGTGAGCCGTCCGGGTCGGTTGCTGTCCCGGCCACGGCCGAAGCTGGTGTCGCTGCGCACCACGTTCGCGGTGTCCTTCGCCGCCGTGACGGCCGCGGTCACCGTGCTCGTCGGCGTCCTGTCGTACTCGGCGGCCGCCCGGCTGGTCCGGGTCGACCAGGAGTCGGTGTTCGACGAGGTCGTGCAGGACCTGCGGGACGAGGTGCGCGACCACCGGATGGCGGCGGCCGACTTCTCCTCCTCCGCGCCGGGCCACGACATCGTGCGGCCGGCCCGTACGGACGTACAGGTGCTGGGCGCGGACGGCTCGGTCGTGGACAGCGGCAGCCCCGGACTGCCCGTCGTGTCCGCCGACCGCGCGATCGCGGCGGCCGCGGCGGCGGGACGGATCACCGAGCACGAGGACGTCGACGTCGGCAGCGACGTCTACCGCGTCGCGACCGTCTCACTGGGCGGCGGCCGGGGAGCGGTGCAGGTGGCGCAGGAGTTCAGCGACACCGAGGACCTGCTGCGGGCCCTCCAGCAGCGCACGCTGGTCCTGATGATCGCGGTGGTGACGGCCGCGGGGCTGTTCGGCTGGTGGCTGGCCCGGCGCATCACCCACCGCCTGGTCATCCTGACCACCGCCGCCGAGGACGTCGCCCGCACCCGCCGGCTCGGCGTGCAGGTGCCGGTCACCGGGCACGACGAGGTGGGGCGGCTGGGCCGCGCCTTCGACCGCATGCTCGGCCGGCTCGCCCAGTCGGAGGAGGACCAGCGGCGGCTGGTCCAGGACGCGGGGCACGAGCTGCGCACACCGCTCACCTCGCTGCGTACGAACATCTCGCTGCTGCGCCGCATCGACGAGCTGCCCCTCGACACCCGCGACGAACTGGTGGCGGATCTGACCCAGGAGGCCCGGGAACTGACCGACCTGGTCAACGAGCTCGTCGACCTCGCCGCCGGCCAGTCCGACACCGAGCCGCCGCGCAGGCTGGACCTGGCCGACCTCGCGGAGGAGGTCGCCGGTCTGGCACGGCGCCGCACCGGGCGGTCGGTCGTGATCCGGACGAGCGGTGACACCACCCTCTACGGGCGGCCGGGCATGCTTCAGCGGGCGCTGTCCAACCTCGTGGAGAACGCGACCAAGTTCGACCGCGAGGGCGGAACGCCCGTCGAGATCGCCGTCACCGGGCCCTCCCGGCCGGGCGTCGTCCGCGTCGAGGTCCTCGACCGCGGTCCCGGTATCGCCGAGGCCGACCTGACCCGCGTCTTCGACCGCTTCTACCGCGCCGCCGACGCCCGTTCCCTGCCGGGCTCGGGCCTGGGCCTGTCGATCGTGCGCGAGGTGGCCCTGGCACACGAGGGCGCGCCCTTCGCACACCGGCGGGCGGGCGGCGGCTCGGTGATCGGGTTCACGGTGGGCGGCGGGTTGTGACGGGGGTGAGCGTACGTCTGACCGGGCCTCGCGGTCGCGAAACCCGGTCTGCTCGAAACCGGTCCTACGGCTCGAGATGCACCTTCTGCGTCACGGGTTCCGTTCCTTGGGCCCCGTTGACCCTGAATTCCTGCGTGTACTTAGAGCCGCCTACGCAGGTAACGGTCGCCGTAGCGTCTCTGCCCTTCTTCGGGATATTCTTGAACTTGACACTGTACTTGTTGGAACTCTTGACACCGGTGTCGTCCACCTTGGTTTCCTTGCTCGTCGCTATCGAGACCTCTTCTGGGGAAGAGTCGTCTTCGCAGTCATCTACTGTCCCTGTGACTGTGACGGCAGGAGGCGGAGGGGCTGCGGATGCCTGACCGGCTATCGCGAGGGATGCCCCTCCGGTGAGCGGCAGCAGCGCCGCGATGGTGAGAACTGCGAGACGATTACGCATGAGGTTCTCCCAGATGATTCCGGCATGCCTGAGTGATTCTCTGCCAAGGTCCCGCGTTAATTTATCGAGGTCAAGGGCCACGTCTACCCCTGCCCTGCGGGGTAGAAATACCCACATCGGGAATTATTCTGGGCCGGTGAGACCAATTTCCACGGCGATTCGGGTCAGGTCGGGGCGGCGGCGGGAGCCTGTTTTCTCGCCGATCCGGTCGAGGTGCGAATGGACCGTGTGTTTGCTGATGCCCAATGCGGCGGCGATCTCGTGGTCCGTCGAACCGTTCGCGAGAAGGCGCAGGATTTCCTGCTCCCGGTCCGTGAAACGGGGGGAGGGTCCCACCAGCTGGCTGGTGGGCGCGGAGACGTAACTGCGACCCGAACCCACGGTCCGGATGGCGGTCAGCATTTCGTGCGCCTCCGCCTGCCGGCTCAGATAGCCGCTGGCGCCCGCCTGGAGCGCCCGCACGGCGTCCAGATGCGGTGAGGACGACACCACGAGGACGGCATGCCCCCTCCGCCGGAGACTCGTCACGATCGCGGTGAGCCTCGGCGCGGGCTGCTGGAGGTCCATCAGGACGACCTGTGCGCCCCGCAGGCCGCCGTCCGCGCTCTCGAGCGACGGGGCGGCCGAGACCAGGTGGAGGTCGGGAGCGGCGCCGATCAGGTTCGAGATGCCGTGCCGGAAGACGGGGCAGTCCCCGATGACCGCGATCCGCACGCGTTCGGCGCAACCGCTCACCGGAACCTCCGCTGCTCGATGGACAGGGCACGACAGACACGCCCCGTCCCCAGGGTCGGCGGGGCGGGCGCCTCCTGCGCGGTGGACTGGACCCTTCGGGGGAAGCGCGGGCCGTGGGAGGCAGGTGGGGCGAGGTGAGAAGCGGCGGGGGAGCGAGCCATGGGCCAATGTTGTGCACTTTCTTGACGGCAGTCAGTTGAAGGCCTAACTTCGCGGTGTCCTTCCCCCGGTCAAGGGAGACCGCGATGCCCCCGTCCCCCGTCGCATCACCGTCACCGTCACCGTCACCGTCCACCTCCCCGTCCGCGGCCGCGGCCGCCGAACGCTCCAGGCAACTGCGTGTGGTCGCCGCCTCCGGACTGCTCGGCACCGCCGTGGAGTTCTACGACTTCCTCGTCTACGGAACCGTCGCCGCCCTCGTCTTCGGCGAGCTGTTCTTCCCCGGCGCCGACCCCGCCGTCGGCACCATCGCCGCGTTCGGCACCTTCGCCGCCGGCTATGTCGCCCGCCCGCTCGGCGGCGTCCTCTTCGGGCACTTCGGCGACCGGCTCGGCCGCAAGTCGATGCTGCTGCTCACCATGGGTCTGATGGGCGGCGCGAGTTTCCTCGTCGGACTGCTGCCCACGTACGACACGATCGGCGTGTGGGCGCCGGTGCTGCTGATCACCCTGCGGGTCGTGCAGGGCATCGCCATCGGCGGCGAGTGGGGCGGTGCCACGCTCATGGTCGTGGAGCACGCGGGCGAGCGGCGGCGCGGACTGTGGTCCAGCTTCACGCAGATGGGGGCCCCGCTCGGCTCCCTGCTCTCCACGGCCGTCGTCGCGCTCGTCGTCGCCCTTCCCGAGGACGAGTTCGCGGCCTGGGGCTGGCGGGTGCCGTTCCTGCTGAGCGTGGTGCTGCTCGGCGTCGGCCTCTTCGTCCGCCTCAAGGTCGTCGAGAGCCCGCTCTTCGCCGAGGTGAAGAAGGACCGCGCCGAGTCGCGGCTGCCCATCCTCGACGTGCTGCGGCGACCGCGCCCGGTCCTGCTGGCCTGCTGCGTCGGCATCGGCGCCTTCACCGCCCAGTCGCTGCTCACCAGTTACCTGATCGCGTACGCCACCGGCATCGGCTACGCCCGACCGCAGGTGCTCACCGCGCTCACGGTGTCCGCCGCCGTCGCCCTCGTCGTGCTGCCCTGCGCCTCCGCGCTCTCCGACCGGGTGGGCCGCCGTCCGGTCGTCCTCGCCGGAGCGCTCGCCTCGGCGGCGCTGGCCTTCCCCGTGCTCGCGCTGGTCGACTCCGGGTCGCCCGGACTGCTGATCCTCGCCGTCGTCCTCGGCCACGGCTTCGCCCAGTCCATGATGTACGGGCCGCTGGGCGCGCTGCTCACCGAGATGTTCGGGACCCGGGTCCGCTACACCGGCGCCTCCCTCGGCTACCAGGGCGCCACCCTCATCGGCGCCGGCTTCTCCCCGATGATCGCCGGCAGCCTGGTGGCGGGAAGCGGCGACAGCACTCCCGTCTCCCTGCTGCTCTGCGGCGGCGCCGCCGTCACCGCCGTGACCGTTCTCTTCGTCCGCGAGACCAGTCGGACCTCCCTCGCCGACACCGCGGACCCCGCCGAAGGCTCCGACGCCCCCCGCACGCAGGAGATCTCCGCATGACGCACCCCGTCCCGGCCGCCGCCCGCATCCGTACGCCCGCCCGCACCCGGACCCGCACCCGGACGCGCACCGTCTGGGCGGCGGCCGTCCTGCTCGCCGCCACCGCCCTTCCGGCCTCGACGGCGGCGGCAGCGGCGGACACGAGCCACATCGAGGGCCGACTGCCCTCCGGCGCCGCCTACCTGATGGACGTGCCCGCCGCCTGGAACGGGACCGTCCTGCTCTTCAGCCACGGTTACACGTCCGGTCCCGCCAACCCCGCGCAGGACGCCCCGGACGACGCGACGAAGGCCCTCCTCCTCGAGAAGGGCTACGCGCTCGTCGGCTCCTCGTACGCCACCACGGGCTGGGCGGTGGCGTACGCGGTTCCCGACCAGCTCGCCGCCCTCGCCGCCTTCACGGACCGCTTCGGCGCGGCGGTCCGTACGATCGCCTGGGGACGGTCGTACGGCGGGCTCGTCACCACGGCCATCGCCGAACGCCATCCGGACCGCATCGACGGCTCCGTCGCCCTGTGCGGCCTGGTCCAGGGCGGTGTCGCCAACTGGAACAACACCCTCGACCCCGCCTTCGCCGTCAAGACCCTGCTCGCGCCCGGCTCCGGCGTCCCGCTGGTGGACCTCCCGGACCAGACGGCCGCCACCGACGCGGCGAGCACCCTGACGGCCGCGGTCGACTCGGCGCAGTCGACGGCCGCCGGGCGGGCCCGGATCGCCCTCGCCGCCGCCCTGCACAACATCCCGGTCTGGAACCAGCCGACGCAGACCCGGCCCGCCGCGACCGACTGGGACGCGCAGCAGGCGAACCAGTACGAGGCCGTCAAGGGGCTGCTGCAGATCGCCGCCTTCAACCGGCGGCAGGAGGCCGAGGTCCGGGCCGGCGGCAACATGTCCTGGAACACCGGCGTCGACTACGCGAAGCTGCTCGGCCGGTCCTCCGTCCGCAAGGAGGTCACCGAGCTGTACAGGAAGGCGGGGCTGTCCCTGACGGCCGACCTGGCCGCCCTCAACCGCGCCCCGCGCATCGCCGCCGACCCGGACGCGGTGGCCTGGATGAGCGGCACCAGCTCCTTCACCGGTGAGCTCACCAAGCCGCAGCTCTCCGTCCACACCGTCGGCGACGCCCTGGTCCCGGCCCAGACCGAGAGCGCCCTGCGCCGGGCCGTGACCGCCGCCGGGGCCTCGGCCCTGCTGCGCCAGGCGTACGTCGACAACGCGGGCCACTGCACCTTCAGCCCCGCCGAACAGCTCGCCGCCCTGCACACCCTGGAGGACCGTCTCACCACCGGCCGCTGGCGGGGCGCCGACCCGGCCGCCCTCAACTCCCGTGCGCGGGCCGCCGATCCCACCACCCCCACCCGCTACGTCCCCTACCACCCCACCGCCTACCTGCGCCCGTACGACCTCGCCCACCCGGCCGACGGCCGATAGCCCGGCGACCGTCCGCCACACCCCTCGGCGGGCGGTCGTACCCTTTCTCCCGTGGAGGACGACGACATCCCGGACACCATGCGGCACGACATGTCGGACGAGGTGCCGGACGCCTCGGACGGCGGCGCCCCGCAACTGCGCCCGCAGTCGCTCATGCTCGCCTTCTTCGGCAACCACGTCCTGGAAGAGGGCGATCTCTGCGTCTACTCGGGCAGCATCATCGACGTGCTCGGCCGGGTCGGCGTCGGTGAACAGGCCGTACGGTCCACGCTGACCCGCATGGTCAGCCGGGGTCTGCTCCGGCGGCAGCGCGAGGGCCGCAGGATGTACTTCGGCCTGACCGGGCAGGCGACGCGCGTCCTGCGGGACGGCCGCACCCGTATCTGGCGCGAGGGCGCCGTCAACGACGACTGGGACGGCGACTGGACCCTGCTCGGCTTCTCGCTTCCCGAGTCCCGCCAGCGCGAGCGCCACGACCTGCGCTCACGGCTCGCCTGGTCCGGGTTCGGCGCGCTGTACAGCGGGCTGTGGATCGCGCCGGGGAGGGTCGACGTCGCCTCCGTCGTCGCCGAACTCGGGCTCACCGCGCACGTGAAGATCTTCCACGCCTCGGCCGACGAGGCGACCGACATCGGCCTCATGATCCGCGACACCTGGGACCTGGAGAGCGTCGCCGCCCGCTATGTCTCCTTCGACAAGCGCTGGACCGCCCACCTGACCGCGGGCCCGGGCGAGGACCCGATCGGCACCCGCCTGCTCCTCGTCAGCGAATGGCTCTGGACGATCCGCGCGGACCCCCGGCTCCCGGCCCGCCACCTCCCGCCGGACTGGCCGGCCCGCCCCGCCCAGGACACCTTCCGCCGGGTGGCCGGCCAGACCGAAACCCCGGCCCGCCACCTGGCCCGGACCCTCCTGGAAACCGCCCCGCTACGCTGACCGGGCTCCCGCCGTCCCGCCGTTCAGTCGTTCTTGCGGGCCACTCCGCCGTAGATGCCGATCGGTGGGGCGTTCCGCTTCGGGGGCTCTTCGGGGCGCCAGTCCGGCACCGGGACCAGGCCCGGGTCGAGGAGGGTGAAGTCGCCGAAGAGGTCCAGGACGCGGGCGTGGGAGCGCAGGTTCAGGGAGGCGCTGGCCTTGTTGTAGACGGAGGCCGCGTCCTCGCGCCGGTCGTCGTGGACGTCGCCCGTGGCGTGCGACAGGACGAGGTAGGAACCGGCGGGCAGCGCGTCACGGAGTGTCGCGACGACGGCGTCCGGGTCGTCCGCGTCGGCGAGGAAGTGCACGACGGCCACCAGCAGCAGGGCCACGGGCTCGTCGAAGTCGATGATCCTGCGCACGTCGGGGTGGTCGAGGACGGCCCGGGGATCCCGCAGGTCGGCCAGGACGACCGAGGTGTGGGCGTCGGCGCCGGGGTCGGCGTCGGCCATCAGGGCCATCGAATGGGTGCTGACGATCGGGTCGTTGTCGACGTACGCGACCCGGGTCCCAGGGGCTACGGAGTGCGCGATCTGGTGCACGTTGGGCTCGGTGGGCAGGCCCGTGCCGATGTCGAGGATCTGCCGGACGCCGCCCTCCGCGACGACGTGCCGGACGGCGCGGTGCATGAAGTGCCGGTTGGCGCGGACGCCCTCCCGCACCTCCGGGGCCACCTTGATGAACTGCTCGGCGGCATCCCGGTCGACCTCGTAGTTGTCCTTCCCGCCGAGGAAGTAGTCGTACATCCGTGCGGGGTGGGGCTTGCTCGTGTCTATCTTCAAGAAGGGGCTGCCGGTGCCGCCGCTACCGGCGTCGCTGCTGCCGCTGAGGGGAGAGGTCATGCTGCCTGGCTCCGTCCTGGACTCGCGTCCCACCACCGGATGAACCGCCGTGAGTGACTGTCAGATCATCATTCACCATGCGGGGTCGCTCGAAGACCAGCCCCGTCCCCGTGGCGGTCGACACGTTCCGTGAACCCGAACGACCGGACTCACGACGGGAGTTCCCGCCAAGAGGGCCCGCCGTCGCCCCGACCGGCCGCGACGGCCGCTCGGACCGGCCGCAGGCCGGACCCCGTCGCGATGTGTCCACATGGAGCACCGACCGTGAGGCGCCGCCGCCCGACGGGTACGGCTGCAGGGGGCCGCCGTGGCCACGACGGCCGTCCCGGAGCCGACGGCCGTCCCGGAGCCGACGGACGGGCGACCGGACGGCCGGGCGACGAGAGGTGGCGAGAGGTGGCGAGCGACGCGGTACATCGCACGGGACGGCCTGCGGGTCGCCCGGACCGGACCCGGGCACCACGACACCGCTGCCGCTGCCGCTGCCACCGCCGACGGCGTCCGGCCGACCGCCGGGCAGGTCGGGAAACCCGTCAGCCTGCCCCCGCCCTCCGGGGAAACCCACCCGGAGGGCGACTCACGCCCCACCCCGCACACACGTGAGGAAACACTCATGCAGACCGTCACCACCGTCACCCTGAACAACGGCGTCGAGATGCCGATTCTCGGCTTCGGCGTCTACCAGATTCCGCCCGAGCAGACCGAGCAGGCCGTCGGCGACGCCCTCGCCGCCGGCTACCGCGCGCTCGACACCGCGGCCGCCTACGGCAACGAGGAGGCCGTCGGCCGCGCGATCAGGAGCAGCGGCGTTGCGCGCGAGGAACTGTTCGTCACGACCAAGCTGTGGATCTCCGACGCCGGCGAGGATCGGGCCCGGCGCGCCTTCGACACCTCGCTGCGCAAGCTCGGCCTGGACCACCTCGACCTGTACCTGATCCACCAGCCCTACGGCGACGTCTACGGCTCCTGGCGTGCCATGGAGCGCCTCCACGCAGAGGGTCTCGCCCGGGCCATCGGCGTCTCCAACTTCCACGCCGACCGGCTCGTGGACCTGATCGACCACAACGAGGTCGTGCCGGCGGTCAACCAGATCGAGACCCATCCCTTCCACCAGCGCACCGACGACCAGGCGATCATGCGCGAGCGCGGCGTCCAGATCGAGTCGTGGGGCCCCTTCGCCGAGGGCCGCAACAACCTCTTCACCCACCCGGTGCTCGG
Protein-coding regions in this window:
- a CDS encoding SAM-dependent methyltransferase, yielding MTSPLSGSSDAGSGGTGSPFLKIDTSKPHPARMYDYFLGGKDNYEVDRDAAEQFIKVAPEVREGVRANRHFMHRAVRHVVAEGGVRQILDIGTGLPTEPNVHQIAHSVAPGTRVAYVDNDPIVSTHSMALMADADPGADAHTSVVLADLRDPRAVLDHPDVRRIIDFDEPVALLLVAVVHFLADADDPDAVVATLRDALPAGSYLVLSHATGDVHDDRREDAASVYNKASASLNLRSHARVLDLFGDFTLLDPGLVPVPDWRPEEPPKRNAPPIGIYGGVARKND
- a CDS encoding aldo/keto reductase codes for the protein MQTVTTVTLNNGVEMPILGFGVYQIPPEQTEQAVGDALAAGYRALDTAAAYGNEEAVGRAIRSSGVAREELFVTTKLWISDAGEDRARRAFDTSLRKLGLDHLDLYLIHQPYGDVYGSWRAMERLHAEGLARAIGVSNFHADRLVDLIDHNEVVPAVNQIETHPFHQRTDDQAIMRERGVQIESWGPFAEGRNNLFTHPVLGGIAAAHGKSVAQVVLRWLIQREVVVIPKSVRAERMAENIDVFDFRLTDDQMAAVAALDTGESLFFDHRDPAMVSRLGNVTLDA